One Chryseobacterium indoltheticum DNA segment encodes these proteins:
- a CDS encoding SusC/RagA family TonB-linked outer membrane protein: MNVKLRVLSAGALFFLGQAVYAQNTGRDTLDRETQIEVVTLSGYRPTTEKTTTSAVSKVDEKTIENRPNSNVLNTVQGQLAGVNIATGSGQPGAKPTVIIRGVGTLNGNTDPLYVIDGFPSNSDSFRTLNSNDIASMEVLKDASAISEYGARGANGVIVIKTKSGRYNQGLKFRYSANFLVSSLQDNKYNYADSRQLLTLEKRYGIGRGFGLSDDEINNYSINTDWRKVFFQTAIGQSHDFSVTSGGENINSYTSVGYLDQEGVLRSTGLKRFSLRNNINGKSNNNRFNYSINSGIAYSKNNLATNLGTGGVNQNYVLGAMSAVPYVSPSEYQNYQQLYDLYDSDGTLLYTPLMLMDKLRNFETSLGEARVDLATQASYKISDDFTAMVRTSGQFLNQSQLQAEYPHSFNALLFLGNNQFGGSETNSVSRQFLFNNLYQLRYNKKFLEKHTIGVAANGEYNFSQLDFNSIRRNGLDPKTYVPGAGTGYVSDTSTDDVYVPVTSNYMLRYNMISYFGSLDYDYDKTFGLSGTIRTDGTSRFDTGRQWGTFWSVGARVNFESMLGNSNISLLKLRGSYGTVGNQRIVDGSVFDGINPPLFYDVYGVGNNVYGPNRGYSIQFGYPELRWETTKIADIGVDFDFFKRLSGSLEVYNKKTEDQFIDVPVSSLVGTSSIRQNSTADVTNKGIELNLKYDIIKGTNFQFSVRGNGAYNNQKVSGIPGLGEIKSGNYNTANGGKISEFFVYRYAGVNQGNGNLLFYDVNGGLTESPTDNDRVLTGKNFLPEYQGGFGFDISYKGLYASTTFTYVANIYRFDFDYGGLMDPTSLGSFNASTDLLNAWTPTNTNTTVPSLTAANIGLDGNSDRFIVDASYLRLRNVQLGYNLPQSLLQGTFMNSLAVYVQGENLVTFSKWRGWDPESNRAGDQYQYPTPRIFTLGLDVKF; the protein is encoded by the coding sequence ATGAATGTTAAATTACGTGTATTAAGTGCCGGGGCATTGTTTTTTTTAGGACAAGCAGTGTATGCACAAAACACTGGTCGGGATACTCTTGATCGAGAGACTCAAATAGAGGTTGTAACACTTAGTGGTTATCGACCAACGACAGAAAAGACAACAACGTCAGCAGTGTCTAAAGTTGATGAAAAAACTATTGAAAACAGGCCAAATTCAAACGTCTTGAATACGGTTCAGGGACAGTTAGCTGGTGTTAATATTGCTACAGGTTCAGGACAGCCTGGAGCAAAGCCTACAGTGATTATCAGAGGAGTTGGTACGCTGAACGGTAATACTGATCCATTGTATGTTATTGATGGTTTTCCTTCAAATAGTGATTCGTTCCGAACACTGAACTCTAATGATATTGCTTCAATGGAAGTACTCAAGGATGCTTCTGCAATTTCTGAATATGGAGCGAGAGGGGCTAATGGAGTTATTGTTATAAAAACAAAATCAGGTAGATATAATCAAGGGTTGAAATTCAGATACTCAGCCAACTTCTTGGTGTCATCATTGCAGGATAATAAGTATAATTATGCAGACTCTCGACAATTACTAACCTTGGAGAAAAGGTATGGTATAGGTAGAGGTTTTGGACTTAGTGATGATGAAATTAATAATTATAGTATTAATACAGATTGGAGAAAAGTTTTTTTTCAGACAGCAATTGGCCAAAGTCATGATTTTTCTGTTACTAGTGGTGGGGAAAATATAAACTCATATACTTCTGTAGGATATTTAGATCAAGAAGGAGTTTTAAGAAGTACTGGTTTAAAGAGATTCTCTTTAAGAAATAATATTAATGGTAAATCTAATAATAATAGATTTAACTATTCAATAAATTCAGGAATTGCATACTCGAAAAATAATTTGGCAACCAATTTAGGCACAGGTGGTGTTAATCAGAATTATGTATTGGGCGCAATGAGTGCGGTTCCATACGTATCGCCTAGTGAATATCAGAATTATCAGCAATTATATGATTTATATGATTCAGATGGTACATTGCTGTACACCCCGCTAATGCTAATGGATAAGCTTCGAAATTTTGAAACAAGTTTAGGGGAAGCAAGAGTTGATTTAGCAACACAGGCATCTTACAAGATTTCAGATGATTTTACGGCGATGGTAAGAACTTCAGGGCAGTTCCTTAACCAGAGCCAGCTACAGGCTGAATATCCTCATTCATTTAATGCTTTGCTGTTTTTAGGGAATAACCAATTTGGCGGTTCTGAAACAAATAGTGTATCTAGACAGTTTCTATTTAATAATTTGTATCAACTACGATACAATAAGAAGTTTTTAGAAAAACATACTATAGGAGTAGCTGCGAATGGAGAGTATAATTTTTCTCAACTAGATTTTAATTCCATCAGAAGAAATGGATTAGATCCAAAAACATATGTGCCTGGTGCAGGTACAGGTTATGTGTCTGATACATCTACAGATGATGTATACGTTCCGGTTACCAGCAATTATATGTTAAGATATAATATGATCTCATATTTTGGATCGTTAGACTATGACTATGACAAGACCTTTGGGCTTTCAGGAACAATTCGTACGGATGGAACAAGTAGATTTGATACTGGAAGACAATGGGGTACGTTTTGGTCAGTTGGTGCAAGAGTTAATTTTGAATCTATGTTAGGTAATTCAAATATTAGCCTGCTAAAACTTAGAGGTTCTTATGGTACAGTAGGGAATCAGAGAATTGTTGATGGATCTGTATTTGATGGAATTAACCCGCCTTTATTTTATGATGTTTATGGAGTCGGTAATAACGTATATGGTCCAAATAGGGGGTACTCTATTCAATTTGGTTATCCCGAATTAAGATGGGAAACAACAAAAATTGCTGATATAGGAGTTGATTTTGATTTCTTCAAAAGATTATCGGGTTCATTAGAAGTTTATAATAAGAAAACTGAAGATCAATTTATTGACGTGCCTGTATCATCTCTTGTTGGAACAAGCTCTATCAGACAAAATTCTACAGCAGATGTTACCAACAAAGGGATTGAGCTGAATCTGAAATATGATATTATTAAAGGGACTAACTTCCAATTCTCAGTTAGAGGGAATGGAGCCTATAATAACCAAAAGGTTAGTGGTATTCCTGGTTTAGGTGAGATCAAATCTGGAAATTATAATACTGCTAATGGAGGGAAAATCAGCGAATTTTTCGTATACAGATATGCTGGGGTTAACCAGGGTAATGGAAATCTTTTATTCTATGATGTGAACGGAGGTCTTACGGAAAGCCCAACAGATAATGATCGTGTACTTACTGGTAAAAACTTTTTACCTGAATATCAGGGAGGTTTTGGATTTGATATAAGCTACAAAGGATTATATGCAAGTACAACATTTACATATGTTGCTAATATCTATCGTTTTGATTTTGATTACGGAGGATTAATGGATCCTACAAGTTTAGGATCATTTAATGCTAGTACAGATCTATTAAATGCTTGGACTCCTACAAATACCAATACAACAGTACCTTCTTTAACAGCTGCAAACATAGGTTTAGATGGAAATTCAGATAGATTTATTGTAGATGCTTCTTATTTAAGACTAAGGAATGTTCAGTTAGGATACAATTTACCTCAAAGTTTACTGCAGGGGACATTTATGAATAGCTTAGCTGTATATGTTCAAGGTGAAAACTTAGTTACATTCTCAAAATGGAGAGGCTGGGACCCTGAAAGTAATAGAGCCGGAGACCAGTATCAATATCCGACACCCAGAATTTTCACATTAGGGTTAGATGTTAAATTTTAA
- a CDS encoding RagB/SusD family nutrient uptake outer membrane protein, whose product MTGLFLVASCSEDLLEPYNPGSLTQDEALTNVSDLTLMVNGAYANMNSRSESEFVSIFTDEVGIGFANGGQGLSAEWIFQMIPNSNLPTAIWTQSYASLARANRVILYADKVTVGTGTGETETDRKKALAQAYALRAYNHLRILAYFSTNPKDDSALAGILSTRIYAYDEPGQQRTTNGEFYKLIFEDLDKSIDLYNQIGAGLSAADKLQANKFFAMGLKARAYAYRGDYPNALIWANNVIAQSGAVLATKAQYRNTFFTDTDVTEVLFKLKRNAISNSQGYNLHNAWCSVRPRLTGSPIYEVGRSLHNRLNPSNLDPATLSTTVADVRANVLIAPSSILAANYVNTQDYRNDDIIVINKHGGVATGATTPAVTSSNGFNNDIKIMRLSEMYLIRAEALVAANNRPGAAAAIKVIRDARYGSAQILPTYATATDAWAAILNERRLEFAFEGYRFLDLKRLGTLANVGIDRDAADYSSASANFPAANPVNLPLNSYKWALPIPQAEINANPNITQNPGY is encoded by the coding sequence GTGACGGGGCTTTTTTTAGTCGCATCATGTAGTGAAGATCTCTTAGAACCATATAATCCCGGGTCATTGACTCAAGATGAAGCATTAACAAATGTGTCTGATTTAACATTGATGGTTAATGGGGCATATGCTAATATGAATTCTAGATCTGAGTCAGAGTTTGTATCTATATTTACAGATGAAGTAGGAATTGGTTTTGCAAATGGTGGCCAAGGGTTATCTGCTGAATGGATTTTTCAGATGATTCCTAATTCAAATTTACCAACTGCAATATGGACTCAAAGCTATGCTTCTTTAGCAAGGGCAAATAGAGTTATATTATATGCGGATAAAGTTACAGTAGGTACAGGAACAGGAGAAACTGAAACTGATAGAAAAAAAGCTTTAGCTCAAGCTTATGCTTTGAGAGCGTATAATCATCTTAGAATTTTAGCTTATTTTTCAACTAATCCAAAAGATGATTCGGCTTTAGCAGGTATTCTTTCTACTAGAATATATGCGTATGACGAACCTGGACAGCAAAGAACAACAAATGGTGAATTCTATAAATTAATTTTCGAAGATCTTGATAAGTCAATTGATCTTTATAATCAAATAGGAGCAGGTTTATCTGCGGCAGATAAGTTACAGGCCAATAAGTTTTTCGCAATGGGTCTTAAGGCCAGAGCTTATGCTTACAGAGGGGATTATCCAAATGCCTTAATTTGGGCTAATAATGTTATCGCACAATCAGGAGCAGTATTAGCTACAAAAGCTCAATACAGAAATACATTCTTTACTGATACTGATGTAACTGAAGTACTCTTCAAACTAAAAAGAAATGCTATTAGTAATAGCCAAGGTTACAATCTTCACAATGCGTGGTGTAGTGTAAGACCTCGTCTTACAGGTTCTCCAATTTATGAAGTAGGAAGATCACTACATAATCGTTTGAACCCTAGCAATCTTGATCCTGCTACTTTATCAACTACTGTTGCGGATGTTAGAGCAAATGTGCTTATTGCACCATCTTCAATACTTGCTGCGAATTATGTTAACACGCAAGATTATAGAAATGATGATATTATTGTTATCAACAAGCATGGTGGAGTAGCGACAGGAGCCACAACACCTGCGGTTACTTCGTCTAATGGTTTTAATAATGATATCAAAATAATGAGACTTTCTGAAATGTATCTTATAAGAGCTGAAGCTCTGGTAGCTGCAAATAACAGACCTGGAGCCGCAGCTGCTATAAAAGTAATCAGAGATGCACGATACGGATCGGCTCAAATATTACCAACTTATGCAACTGCAACAGATGCATGGGCGGCTATTTTGAATGAAAGAAGACTAGAGTTTGCTTTCGAAGGGTATAGATTCTTAGATTTGAAAAGATTAGGTACTTTAGCTAACGTAGGTATTGATAGAGATGCGGCTGATTATTCATCTGCTTCGGCAAACTTTCCTGCAGCAAACCCTGTTAATCTTCCATTGAATAGTTATAAATGGGCTCTTCCTATTCCTCAGGCAGAGATAAATGCTAATCCAAACATTACTCAGAATCCTGGGTATTAA
- a CDS encoding helix-turn-helix domain-containing protein, with translation MKEQLETLYVKRTQKDYSLSLKLQIVKEIESGNLGITECCKKYGIQSRSTIVTWLRKYGNFDWDNQTPNSMQKTPEQRIMELEAEVKLLAKQKALLERQAYIADKKAIFFDMMIDLAESEYQIDIRKNSASAQSIASAEQKKKP, from the coding sequence ATGAAAGAACAATTAGAGACGCTTTATGTTAAGCGCACGCAGAAAGATTACAGTTTGAGTCTAAAACTTCAGATTGTAAAAGAAATTGAATCAGGTAATTTAGGGATTACAGAATGTTGCAAGAAATATGGTATACAATCCCGATCGACAATTGTGACTTGGCTTAGAAAATATGGTAACTTTGATTGGGACAATCAAACACCGAATTCTATGCAAAAAACTCCTGAACAAAGAATTATGGAATTGGAGGCTGAAGTAAAATTGCTCGCAAAACAAAAAGCATTACTTGAAAGACAAGCCTACATTGCCGATAAAAAGGCAATTTTCTTCGATATGATGATCGATTTGGCGGAAAGCGAATATCAAATTGACATCCGAAAAAACTCCGCATCCGCACAATCAATAGCTTCCGCAGAACAGAAAAAGAAACCTTAA
- the infB gene encoding translation initiation factor IF-2, producing the protein MPKIRLNKAVKEFNISMSRLVEFLQSKDIVVENNPNAQLEEAAYSALEAEFAKDGEQRKASHEVVISKVPEEKLEMEEKKAPEVIRAKANTKPETRILGKIDLEPKKAESVAEEPTPAPAAPVEEKKEEKVEVKEIKEEVKAAKEEVAPVSEVKATPEKQEFKVLDKIDLSQIEGNRNRPAKKDKPKTEVAKAEAKPAEPVKETPKPAEKPVAKVEEKKPESTNEESQEPQKIETVYQKLDGPKIVGEKIDLTQFAPKPNSGAKKKRKRIEKPGGPNQNTGNNQQGGNNQGGQNRPQGQNGPGGNRPPGQGGPQGNRPPGQGGQNRPGGPVGNRPPGQGGQNRPGGQGGGNRFGNNRPGQRTMPVELTDEQVKNQIKETLEKLTNKGGKSKSSKHRKDKRSYRREQDERQQEIDAADRTLKVTEFITVGELASLMNVSPTEVISACFSLGVMVTMNQRLEADTLLLVADEFGFKIEFSDADLEDTDSEDDIDTEESLVSRAPIVTVMGHVDHGKTSLLDYIRKTNVIAGESGGITQHIGAYNVKLENGQRITFLDTPGHEAFTAMRARGAQVTDIAIIVIAADDDVMPQTKEAISHAQAAGVPMIIAINKVDKPNANPDNIRQQLSAMNILVEEWGGNVQAQEISAKMGNNMDVLLEKVLLQAEMLELKANPARSAQGVVIEASLDKGRGYVATMLVQTGTLKVGDYVVAGKNHGKVKALLDERGKNLEEAGPSIPATILGLDGAPTAGDKFRVYADESEGKTIANKREQLQRELSIRTKKHTTLEELGRRIALGDFKELNIILKGDVDGSVEALSDQLQRLSTEEISINILHSGVGQITESDINLAAASDAIIIGFNVRAGANAKDLADREEIEIRTYSVIYKAIDEVKEAMEGMLSPEIQEQVIGNVEIREVFKISKVGTIAGCMVLTGKVTRQSKVRLLRDGIVKFDGELESLKRFKDDVKEVTKGYECGLNLKGYNDIEQNDILEVYEEVAVKKKLK; encoded by the coding sequence ATGCCAAAAATAAGATTAAATAAAGCGGTTAAGGAATTTAACATATCGATGTCTAGGCTGGTAGAGTTTTTACAGTCTAAGGATATTGTGGTTGAAAACAATCCTAACGCTCAATTAGAAGAAGCGGCATATTCTGCATTGGAAGCTGAGTTTGCCAAAGACGGCGAGCAACGTAAAGCTTCCCATGAGGTGGTTATTTCTAAAGTTCCGGAAGAAAAACTGGAAATGGAAGAAAAGAAAGCACCTGAAGTAATAAGAGCTAAAGCTAATACAAAACCAGAAACCAGAATTTTAGGTAAAATTGATCTTGAACCTAAAAAAGCTGAATCTGTTGCAGAAGAACCAACTCCTGCACCAGCTGCGCCTGTAGAGGAAAAGAAAGAAGAGAAAGTAGAAGTGAAGGAGATAAAAGAAGAGGTAAAAGCTGCTAAAGAAGAAGTTGCACCGGTTTCTGAAGTAAAAGCAACTCCTGAAAAACAAGAATTCAAGGTTTTGGATAAAATTGATCTTTCTCAAATAGAAGGAAACAGAAACAGACCTGCAAAAAAAGATAAACCTAAAACAGAAGTGGCAAAAGCAGAAGCAAAACCTGCCGAGCCTGTTAAAGAAACACCAAAACCGGCTGAAAAGCCTGTCGCTAAAGTGGAAGAAAAAAAGCCTGAATCTACTAATGAGGAATCTCAGGAACCTCAGAAAATAGAAACTGTTTATCAAAAGCTTGATGGTCCTAAGATCGTTGGTGAAAAAATTGACTTAACTCAATTTGCGCCAAAACCAAACTCAGGAGCTAAAAAGAAGAGAAAAAGAATTGAAAAACCGGGTGGTCCTAACCAGAATACTGGGAATAACCAACAAGGCGGAAATAATCAAGGTGGACAAAATCGTCCTCAAGGTCAAAATGGCCCAGGTGGAAATCGTCCTCCAGGACAAGGTGGCCCTCAAGGAAACAGACCTCCGGGACAAGGTGGTCAAAACCGTCCGGGTGGCCCAGTTGGAAACAGGCCACCAGGACAAGGCGGACAAAACCGTCCGGGTGGACAAGGTGGTGGAAACCGTTTCGGAAACAACAGACCAGGACAGAGAACTATGCCTGTTGAGTTAACCGATGAGCAGGTTAAAAACCAAATCAAGGAAACCCTTGAAAAACTTACAAATAAAGGAGGTAAGTCTAAATCTTCTAAACACAGAAAAGACAAAAGAAGTTACCGTAGAGAGCAAGACGAGCGTCAGCAAGAAATTGATGCTGCAGACAGAACATTAAAAGTGACCGAATTCATCACAGTTGGTGAATTGGCAAGCTTAATGAATGTTTCTCCTACAGAAGTAATCTCTGCGTGTTTCTCTTTAGGAGTAATGGTTACCATGAACCAAAGATTAGAAGCTGATACATTGTTATTGGTAGCTGATGAATTTGGATTTAAAATTGAATTCTCAGATGCTGATCTTGAAGATACAGATTCTGAAGATGATATCGATACAGAAGAAAGCCTTGTTTCAAGAGCACCGATCGTAACGGTAATGGGGCACGTTGACCACGGTAAAACTTCATTATTGGATTACATCAGAAAAACTAACGTTATTGCAGGTGAATCTGGTGGAATTACCCAGCACATCGGAGCTTACAATGTGAAATTGGAAAATGGTCAGAGAATTACATTCCTAGATACACCAGGTCACGAAGCCTTTACGGCGATGAGAGCAAGAGGTGCACAGGTTACCGATATTGCAATTATTGTTATTGCTGCGGATGATGATGTAATGCCTCAGACGAAAGAAGCGATTTCTCACGCACAAGCTGCAGGTGTACCAATGATTATTGCAATCAACAAGGTAGATAAGCCAAATGCAAACCCAGACAATATCCGTCAACAGCTTTCAGCAATGAATATTTTGGTTGAAGAATGGGGTGGAAATGTTCAGGCGCAAGAAATTTCAGCTAAGATGGGTAACAATATGGATGTCCTGTTAGAGAAAGTATTGCTTCAGGCAGAAATGCTTGAGCTGAAAGCTAATCCGGCACGTTCTGCACAAGGTGTTGTTATTGAAGCTTCCTTAGATAAAGGTAGAGGTTATGTTGCAACGATGTTGGTACAGACCGGAACTTTAAAAGTGGGAGACTATGTAGTGGCAGGTAAGAATCACGGTAAAGTAAAAGCTTTGCTTGATGAAAGAGGGAAAAACCTTGAAGAAGCAGGTCCTTCAATTCCGGCAACGATTCTAGGTCTTGACGGAGCGCCAACAGCAGGTGATAAATTCAGAGTTTATGCTGACGAAAGTGAAGGTAAAACAATCGCTAACAAGAGAGAGCAGTTACAAAGAGAACTTTCTATCAGAACTAAGAAACATACAACCCTTGAAGAATTGGGTAGACGTATTGCTTTAGGTGATTTCAAAGAATTAAACATTATCCTTAAAGGTGACGTGGATGGTTCTGTGGAAGCACTTTCTGATCAGTTACAAAGATTATCAACAGAAGAAATCAGTATCAATATTCTTCACTCAGGTGTAGGACAGATTACTGAATCTGATATCAACTTGGCGGCAGCTTCAGATGCGATTATTATCGGATTTAATGTAAGAGCCGGAGCAAACGCCAAAGATCTTGCAGACCGTGAAGAAATCGAAATCAGAACGTATTCTGTAATCTATAAAGCTATCGATGAAGTGAAAGAAGCGATGGAGGGAATGCTTTCTCCGGAGATTCAGGAGCAGGTTATTGGTAATGTTGAAATCCGTGAGGTATTCAAAATTTCAAAAGTCGGAACTATCGCAGGTTGTATGGTTCTTACCGGAAAAGTAACAAGACAATCGAAAGTAAGATTACTAAGAGATGGTATCGTGAAATTCGACGGTGAACTTGAAAGTTTAAAGCGTTTCAAAGACGACGTAAAAGAAGTTACGAAAGGCTACGAATGCGGACTAAACCTTAAAGGTTACAACGACATCGAGCAAAATGATATTCTTGAAGTGTATGAAGAGGTTGCTGTGAAGAAGAAATTGAAGTAA